The following proteins are co-located in the Triticum aestivum cultivar Chinese Spring chromosome 1A, IWGSC CS RefSeq v2.1, whole genome shotgun sequence genome:
- the LOC123109972 gene encoding S-type anion channel SLAH2 isoform X1 produces MDSLALALLSLQKDIDLHLKVRMVTWMMYSCTPLSSHTRSVQVPSERAMEANTSSKTGEVPSLLANVEVSHLDGFDTTTPMQSPRPVLHPDTGRPARMRPPERVAPRSEAVIPAFDSPFNPPGQRSGHLVSISLPSSPTGFGEPLVAPGGDLHERKQAMSNAAQEPAQNVRFAQPHRVMFRSQPNPGGVPTHGVRRMGSRGGRTMNRDKRYDSFKTFSGKLERQITHLAGGGLPVSTPEEEEFAQGQGEAVSGDNVDRFFAALEGPELDKLKSSEELALPADKKWPFLLRFPISAFGMCLGVSSQAILYKTIATAAPTEFLHVNPKVNLVLWFISVGLMSIITAAYAFKIVFFFEAVRREYYHPIRVNFFFAPWIACLFLAMGVPPSVATQLPTWLWYALMSPFLCLELKIYGQWMSGGQRRLSKVANPSNHLSVVGNFVGALMGASMGLKEGPIFFFGVGVAHYTVLFVTLYQRLPTNATLPKDLHPVFFLFVAAPSVASMAWAKIVDEFGVGAKLAYFIAMFLYASLAVRINFFRGFRFSLSWWAYTFPMTGAAIASIRYATVVDNAFTKALCVGLSLLATLAVTGLLATTMVHALVFHDLFPNDIAIAITDRKMKPIMELQESGKDDDSRSGSSSKDVEAGVTAAVAPEA; encoded by the exons ATGGACAGTTTGGCTTTGGCACTACTAAGTTTGCAGAAAGACATCGATTTGCACTTGAAAGTTAGGATGGTGACTTGGATGATGTATAGTTGTACTCCACTTAGTTCTCACACTCGCTCTGTGCAGGTGCCGTCTGAGCGAGCCATGGAAGCCAACACAAGCAGCAAGACCGGCGAGGTGCCGTCCCTCCTCGCCAACGTCGAGGTTTCCCATCTCGACGGCTTCGACACCACCACCCCGATGCAGAGCCCCAGACCGGTGCTTCACCCCGACACGGGCCGCCCCGCCCGG ATGCGCCCGCCGGAGCGCGTGGCCCCGCGCAGCGAGGCGGTGATCCCAGCTTTCGACTCGCCGTTCAACCCGCCGGGGCAGCGCTCGGGGCACCTCGTGTCGATCAGCCTGCCATCGTCGCCGACCGGCTTTGGCGAGCCCCTCGTGGCGCCCGGCGGCGACTTGCACGAGCGGAAGCAGGCCATGTCCAACGCGGCGCAGGAGCCGGCGCAGAACGTGAGGTTCGCGCAGCCGCACAGGGTGATGTTCCGGTCGCAGCCGAACCCCGGCGGGGTGCCCACCCACGGCGTGAGACGGATGGGTAGCCGGGGCGGCAGGACGATGAACCGGGACAAGCGCTACGACTCGTTCAAGACGTTTTCCGGGAAGCTGGAGCGGCAGATCACCCATCTGGCCGGCGGCGGCCTGCCGGTTAGCACCCCCGAAGAGGAGGAGTTCGCCCAGGGACAGGGAGAAGCCGTGAGTGGCGACAACGTTGATCGCTTCTTCGCCGCACTGGAGGGACCCGAGCTGGACAAACTCAAG TCGTCGGAGGAGCTGGCGCTGCCGGCGGACAAGAAGTGGCCGTTCCTGCTCCGGTTCCCCATCTCGGCATTCGGTATGTGCCTCGGGGTCAGCAGCCAGGCGATCCTGTACAAGACGATCGCGACGGCGGCTCCGACCGAGTTCCTGCACGTGAACCCCAAGGTGAACCTGGTTCTTTGGTTCATCTCCGTGGGGCTCATGTCCATCATCACGGCCGCGTACGCATTCAAGATCGTCTTCTTCTTCGAGGCCGTCCGTCGCGAGTACTACCACCCCATCCGTGTCAACTTCTTCTTCGCGCCGTGGATCGCGTGTCTGTTCCTGGCCATGGGCGTGCCCCCCTCCGTGGCCACCCAGCTGCCTACCTGGCTCTGGTACGCGCTCATGTCTCCGTTTCTGTGCCTGGAGCTCAAGATCTACGGGCAGTGGATGTCCGGCGGGCAGAGGCGGCTGTCCAAGGTGGCCAACCCGTCCAACCACCTGTCCGTGGTGGGCAACTTCGTGGGCGCGCTGATGGGCGCGTCCATGGGGCTCAAGGAAGGTCCCATCTTCTTCTTCGGCGTCGGGGTGGCGCACTACACCGTGCTGTTCGTGACGCTGTACCAGCGGCTGCCCACCAACGCGACGCTGCCCAAGGACCTGCACCCGGTCTTCTTCCTCTTCGTGGCGGCGCCGAGCGTGGCGTCCATGGCGTGGGCCAAGATCGTGGACGAGTTCGGCGTGGGGGCCAAGCTCGCCTACTTCATCGCCATGTTCCTCTACGCGTCGCTGGCCGTCCGGATCAACTTCTTCAGAGGGTTCAGGTTCTCGTTGTCGTGGTGGGCTTACACGTTCCCGATGACCGGCGCGGCCATCGCGTCCATCCGGTACGCCACCGTGGTGGACAACGCCTTCACCAAGGCGCTGTGCGTGGGGCTGTCGCTGCTGGCCACGCTCGCCGTGACGGGCCTCTTGGCCACCACCATGGTGCACGCCTTGGTGTTCCACGACCTTTTCCCCAACGACATCGCCATCGCCATCACGGACCGCAAGATGAAGCCTATCATGGAGCTGCAGGAGAGTGGCAAGGACGACGACAgccgctccggcagcagcagcaaggacGTGGAGGCCGGCGTCACTGCCGCAGTAGCACCAGAAGCTTGA
- the LOC123109972 gene encoding S-type anion channel SLAH2 isoform X2, giving the protein MEANTSSKTGEVPSLLANVEVSHLDGFDTTTPMQSPRPVLHPDTGRPARMRPPERVAPRSEAVIPAFDSPFNPPGQRSGHLVSISLPSSPTGFGEPLVAPGGDLHERKQAMSNAAQEPAQNVRFAQPHRVMFRSQPNPGGVPTHGVRRMGSRGGRTMNRDKRYDSFKTFSGKLERQITHLAGGGLPVSTPEEEEFAQGQGEAVSGDNVDRFFAALEGPELDKLKSSEELALPADKKWPFLLRFPISAFGMCLGVSSQAILYKTIATAAPTEFLHVNPKVNLVLWFISVGLMSIITAAYAFKIVFFFEAVRREYYHPIRVNFFFAPWIACLFLAMGVPPSVATQLPTWLWYALMSPFLCLELKIYGQWMSGGQRRLSKVANPSNHLSVVGNFVGALMGASMGLKEGPIFFFGVGVAHYTVLFVTLYQRLPTNATLPKDLHPVFFLFVAAPSVASMAWAKIVDEFGVGAKLAYFIAMFLYASLAVRINFFRGFRFSLSWWAYTFPMTGAAIASIRYATVVDNAFTKALCVGLSLLATLAVTGLLATTMVHALVFHDLFPNDIAIAITDRKMKPIMELQESGKDDDSRSGSSSKDVEAGVTAAVAPEA; this is encoded by the exons ATGGAAGCCAACACAAGCAGCAAGACCGGCGAGGTGCCGTCCCTCCTCGCCAACGTCGAGGTTTCCCATCTCGACGGCTTCGACACCACCACCCCGATGCAGAGCCCCAGACCGGTGCTTCACCCCGACACGGGCCGCCCCGCCCGG ATGCGCCCGCCGGAGCGCGTGGCCCCGCGCAGCGAGGCGGTGATCCCAGCTTTCGACTCGCCGTTCAACCCGCCGGGGCAGCGCTCGGGGCACCTCGTGTCGATCAGCCTGCCATCGTCGCCGACCGGCTTTGGCGAGCCCCTCGTGGCGCCCGGCGGCGACTTGCACGAGCGGAAGCAGGCCATGTCCAACGCGGCGCAGGAGCCGGCGCAGAACGTGAGGTTCGCGCAGCCGCACAGGGTGATGTTCCGGTCGCAGCCGAACCCCGGCGGGGTGCCCACCCACGGCGTGAGACGGATGGGTAGCCGGGGCGGCAGGACGATGAACCGGGACAAGCGCTACGACTCGTTCAAGACGTTTTCCGGGAAGCTGGAGCGGCAGATCACCCATCTGGCCGGCGGCGGCCTGCCGGTTAGCACCCCCGAAGAGGAGGAGTTCGCCCAGGGACAGGGAGAAGCCGTGAGTGGCGACAACGTTGATCGCTTCTTCGCCGCACTGGAGGGACCCGAGCTGGACAAACTCAAG TCGTCGGAGGAGCTGGCGCTGCCGGCGGACAAGAAGTGGCCGTTCCTGCTCCGGTTCCCCATCTCGGCATTCGGTATGTGCCTCGGGGTCAGCAGCCAGGCGATCCTGTACAAGACGATCGCGACGGCGGCTCCGACCGAGTTCCTGCACGTGAACCCCAAGGTGAACCTGGTTCTTTGGTTCATCTCCGTGGGGCTCATGTCCATCATCACGGCCGCGTACGCATTCAAGATCGTCTTCTTCTTCGAGGCCGTCCGTCGCGAGTACTACCACCCCATCCGTGTCAACTTCTTCTTCGCGCCGTGGATCGCGTGTCTGTTCCTGGCCATGGGCGTGCCCCCCTCCGTGGCCACCCAGCTGCCTACCTGGCTCTGGTACGCGCTCATGTCTCCGTTTCTGTGCCTGGAGCTCAAGATCTACGGGCAGTGGATGTCCGGCGGGCAGAGGCGGCTGTCCAAGGTGGCCAACCCGTCCAACCACCTGTCCGTGGTGGGCAACTTCGTGGGCGCGCTGATGGGCGCGTCCATGGGGCTCAAGGAAGGTCCCATCTTCTTCTTCGGCGTCGGGGTGGCGCACTACACCGTGCTGTTCGTGACGCTGTACCAGCGGCTGCCCACCAACGCGACGCTGCCCAAGGACCTGCACCCGGTCTTCTTCCTCTTCGTGGCGGCGCCGAGCGTGGCGTCCATGGCGTGGGCCAAGATCGTGGACGAGTTCGGCGTGGGGGCCAAGCTCGCCTACTTCATCGCCATGTTCCTCTACGCGTCGCTGGCCGTCCGGATCAACTTCTTCAGAGGGTTCAGGTTCTCGTTGTCGTGGTGGGCTTACACGTTCCCGATGACCGGCGCGGCCATCGCGTCCATCCGGTACGCCACCGTGGTGGACAACGCCTTCACCAAGGCGCTGTGCGTGGGGCTGTCGCTGCTGGCCACGCTCGCCGTGACGGGCCTCTTGGCCACCACCATGGTGCACGCCTTGGTGTTCCACGACCTTTTCCCCAACGACATCGCCATCGCCATCACGGACCGCAAGATGAAGCCTATCATGGAGCTGCAGGAGAGTGGCAAGGACGACGACAgccgctccggcagcagcagcaaggacGTGGAGGCCGGCGTCACTGCCGCAGTAGCACCAGAAGCTTGA